TCTCCGGCTCCCGGCCGCCGTGGGCATCCGCGACAAACAGCGTGACCCCCGCCTGCGCCGCCCAGTCGATGACCTCCGGCGCCGCGGCGTCGACAAAGACCGGAATGTGGTAGACGGCGCCCATCGCCGCGCGCAGGGTCTTGGGATTGGCCAGCTCCGCAGTACCCGCCAGCAGGATGACCGCATCCAACCCCAGCCCGGCGGCGGTACGAACCAGGGTGCCGAGATTGCCCGGGTCGGAAATACGGTCACAGACCAGCGTCCGCGCCAGATCGCGCCGGGCCGCATCAAAGCGCGGCGCGCGCCATTTGATGACGCAGGCAATGCCGGCGGCGTGGACCGTGTCGGTCAGCTTGGCGAATTCGCGCGGCGCGGCGGTGTAGATTGCCTGCGCCGTCAGCCGGTGTTGCTCGGCCAGTTTGCGCAGGGCGGCCCGTCCCTGCTCATCGTCGGCAATCACCAGCGCCGTGACGTCCGCGCCGGCGGCCAGCGCTTCGCCGACCAGACGCGCGCCTTCGATCAGCACCTCGCCGGCTTCGCGGCGACCCTTCTTGGTCAGCAACTTGCGCCAAGCGGTCAATTGCCGCGCCGAAGGGCGCGTCAGCGTCAGTGCGGGGGTGGGCGGATTCACGCCGGGCAGGAAAGCCGCCTGCAGCGGCACTTGGCAAGCGGTTTCCGCGACGCTGGCAGTGATTTTGGCGTCCGGCGCCTGCCCGATTGTACCACGCGCGGTTTCTCGCTTACTTCCCGCCAATGTTCGGGATCGATCCCGCCAAACGGCGCCTCTACGTTGCCATCTGGAAACTCGCCTGGCCGATTGCGGGAGCCAATTTCCTGTCACGGGCGGCGTCGATTGTCGACACCGCGATGGTCGGACGGCTCGCGGCAACGTCGCTGGCGGGGATGGGGATCGCGCAGGTGCCGGTCTTCATCGCGATGGCGGTGCAGCGCGGGCTGGGGATCGGCGGCCAGGTGCTGGTGGCCTTTCACACCGGGGCGGCGGAGCCGGAACGCCGTTTGAAAGTCGCCCGCGCCGTGGTGGCGATCTGCGCGCTGGTCTCGATCGGGCTGGGGCTGCTCTTGTGGCCGCTGTCGCCATGGATGTGCGAATTCATGGGGGCGCACGGGGAGACGCTCAATCAAGCGCTCTCTTACCTGCGCATCTACTACATCACGCTGGTCTTCTCCGGATCGTTCTTCGTTCTCTCGGCGGTCTTTCAGGGCGTGGGAGATTCGCGCACACCACTGATCGTGACCTTGGCGGTCAACATCATTCATGTCCTGATCTCCTATGCCGCCATCTTCGGCAACTGGGGAGCGCCCAAGCTGGGAGTGGTCGGCGCGGCGTTGGGAGTGGGAATCTCCGAAGCGATCGGGGCGATCACGCTGGCGGTCATTGCCTGCCGGCGCGGGTACTGGAGCCCGGCGATCCGGGGCTTATCGCTGCGCGCGGCGAAGGCGGTCTGGGGATTGGGCTCGCCGACCGTGGCCGAACGGTTGATCGTCAACACCATGCAGGGGTTCTACTACCGGTTTTTGACCGGTTTCGGTCCGGCGGCGATCGCCGCGCACCGTATCGGCATCGACATGGAGGCGGTGGCCTTCCTCCCGGCCCTGGGGTTCGGGCAGGCAGCGACCACGATGGTCGGCCAGAAACTGGGGGCCAAGGATGAACGCGGCGCGCGCGAGGCGGGCTGGACCACCACCTGGATTGCGACCGCCTTCATGGCGATCCTGGGGCTGTCGTTCTATTTCTTTTCCCACCAATGGATTGCGCTGTTCACCGATGATCCGGCCGTGCGGGTGCTCGGCATCAAGTTCTGCACCGTGGCCGCCGCCATCCAGGTCCCGCTGGCCTTAGCCATCGTGTTGGCGGGCGCGCTCCGCGGCGCCGGCGAAACCCGCTGGGTCATGTTCACCCCGATTCTCGGCGGATGGATCGTGCGACTCCCTTTGTCGTATCTGTTTGGTTATACTCTCGGCTTTGGTTTGATGGGAATCTGGTGGTCGATGATGGGAGACTGGATCGTGCGCAGCGTCGCGTTGGGCGGAAAATTCAAGACACTTCACTTCCGTCTGCGGGACCGTGTGCGCATCCCGCCACCGACACGGACCACCATTGACGCCGACACCCGCGATCTGGGATCTTAGGAGCGTTCCCGTGCACCCCGAACCCGAACACTTGCGCCACGACTACGCCGAGGCCTACGACATCGCCTTCGACTGGCGCGACCTGACCCGCGAATGCAACGCCCTCGATGAGATCTACCGTCTGCACTCCGGCCACGATCGTCCGCCGCGGTCCTTCCTCGATGTCTGTTGTGGTCCGGGATTCCACTGCCTCGAATACGCGCGGCGGGGCGTCCGTTCGCATGGATTGGATTTGAGCGAGGCGATGCTCGCCTATGCGCGCGGGAAGGCGGCGCGAGAACAGACCGCGGTCGAGTTCGTGCACGCGGATATGCGCGATTTCCTGCTGCGCGAGCCGGTCGATCTGGCGTTTTGCCCGATGGGGTCCTTTCATTACCTGCTGTCCAACGACGATATCGTGCGGCATCTGCGCTGCCTGGCGCGCAGCATGACCCCCGGCGGCATCTACGTCATCGAAGCCAACCACCCCCGCCATGTCTTCCGTCTGCCGCGTCCGGAGATGAATGATTGGGGCACGCGCATTGACGGTCAGATCGTCACGATGTCCTGGAGCGGCGACTGGGAGGCCGAACGCAACGGCACGCGGGTGAAATTGCACTGGGGGACCGATGACGGCGGCTACGATCCCATCACGCAGATCGCCACTTCGCGTGTGCGCATCGAATTGACACGCAACGGCTCCTCGCGCGTCTGGGAATTCAAGGACCCCGACCGCTATCTCACGCATCAGGAGTTCCTGCTTTTGATCGAAAAGTCCGACGCCTTCGAGCCGGTCGCTTGGCTGGGCGGCCTCGACCCCGGCCGTCCGCTCGACAACAGCGACCGCTCGTCGTGGATGGTGCCGGTGTTGCGGCGGAAGTAGTCCGTCGCCCGGCCCATGGGCTCACTCCAGCAATTGCCGGATATTGCGGATCATCAGACGAAAGGCAGTGTCATGGGATTGTGGCGAGATTTGTTTCTGGAGGGGGAGTACATGCCCCGCGGGCTCCTGCTGTCCGGGTTGACGATGGCGGATGTCACACAACGACCCGGCGGCGCATCGCGCACGATCTATGAAGAATTGTGGCACGCCACGAAGTGGCAGACGATCGTTGTCGAAGACGACAGGGCCGCGCGCGATGCCTGGGTTCACGGGGGAGAGGCGGATTCGTTCCGGGCGCCCGGAAGTGAGAGTGATTACATCGATCTGGTCAAAGAGTTCATCACCGGGGCGGAGAAAGCCGCCGCGCTGGGCGAGGCGTCCGGGCAGGCAACAAATGAGCCGATGCAGCAGGAGCTGCTGGCTCTGGCCGTGCACAATGCCTATCACCTCGGCAAGATCGCGGCGCTGCGGCAGGTGATTGGCGCCTGGCCGCCCGGCTAATTCGGTCCGACCGCGCGACCCAGGCCATTCCTAATCGCCTGCTCGACAAGGTCCCAGAGCGCTGACTCTGCCTTCCGTTCGAGCTCGTCGGAACGAGCATCAAGCGCCTTCTCGTTGGTGTCTAATTCACGTTCGCGCACCTTAACGGCGCGCAGCCTTGATTTGAGTTCGAGCTGGCGATGGGTCAACGCCACCCGCGCAGAATCAGAAATCTGGCCGCCTTCCTCTTCCTCCAGGGCTTTCACTTCCTCCTCAAGCCGCTCTTCCTCATCGTCGAGCGCCGCCTCATCCGCCGCCAGTTGCTCCTGTCTCCTCTGAATCGCTTCGCGCTCCGACTCCAGCCCGTTCAGTGGTTCGAAGAGCCGTAACGCTGCTTTTAATGTCTGGGCGTCGCGAAATACCCACTCCTTTCCCGCACGGCGGACCCAGAGGAAGTCTCCGCTCAACATCTTCTTGCTCAACGATATCACATCTTGGACGGGGGCGTTTGAGCTGAAGAATTCGCGTGCCTGCGACATTATGTAAACGTCGGCATCACGGTCCGAACGCTCGAAAGCTTGTCCGGATGCGATGAATGGCCCCAACGCCACGGATGTCAGCCATCCCAACAACAACAGGGTATAAGTGACCCGTCTGAGAAGCGGTTGTGATGCGCCAACCATAACCATTAGACGGATCCGATCCATTCCAGTTAGCCAGTTAGCCGGCGGATTCAAAATGACAGAACTCACCGGCCCGTCTTGTCTTCATTGGAAATCATATCTCAGGAGGTCAGACAGGAATGTCCGACCTCCTGATCCCGTTCATCTCAAATTATGCTTTTAGGAGGACAGACATTCTTGTCTGTCCATCGCCTCGTGAGGCGGGTCGGCTTTATGACCCGCCGAACGAGGCGAACTTCACGGCAGGGCAACCTTCCCGCAATATCCCATCGCCAGTGGGGGCCCAAGAGCGCCGCGCAATCAGGGGCGGCAGGTCAGACGGGAATGTCTAGCCACCGGTGGCGATGAATTCATCGAGGCGGGTGAGC
This window of the bacterium genome carries:
- a CDS encoding class I SAM-dependent methyltransferase; amino-acid sequence: MHPEPEHLRHDYAEAYDIAFDWRDLTRECNALDEIYRLHSGHDRPPRSFLDVCCGPGFHCLEYARRGVRSHGLDLSEAMLAYARGKAAREQTAVEFVHADMRDFLLREPVDLAFCPMGSFHYLLSNDDIVRHLRCLARSMTPGGIYVIEANHPRHVFRLPRPEMNDWGTRIDGQIVTMSWSGDWEAERNGTRVKLHWGTDDGGYDPITQIATSRVRIELTRNGSSRVWEFKDPDRYLTHQEFLLLIEKSDAFEPVAWLGGLDPGRPLDNSDRSSWMVPVLRRK
- a CDS encoding RNA methyltransferase; this translates as MPLQAAFLPGVNPPTPALTLTRPSARQLTAWRKLLTKKGRREAGEVLIEGARLVGEALAAGADVTALVIADDEQGRAALRKLAEQHRLTAQAIYTAAPREFAKLTDTVHAAGIACVIKWRAPRFDAARRDLARTLVCDRISDPGNLGTLVRTAAGLGLDAVILLAGTAELANPKTLRAAMGAVYHIPVFVDAAAPEVIDWAAQAGVTLFVADAHGGREPETAPARWALVIGSETIPLDPAWAAAGVARISLPLHRGVESFNAAIAGAILMDRLCRPAASG
- a CDS encoding MATE family efflux transporter; its protein translation is MFGIDPAKRRLYVAIWKLAWPIAGANFLSRAASIVDTAMVGRLAATSLAGMGIAQVPVFIAMAVQRGLGIGGQVLVAFHTGAAEPERRLKVARAVVAICALVSIGLGLLLWPLSPWMCEFMGAHGETLNQALSYLRIYYITLVFSGSFFVLSAVFQGVGDSRTPLIVTLAVNIIHVLISYAAIFGNWGAPKLGVVGAALGVGISEAIGAITLAVIACRRGYWSPAIRGLSLRAAKAVWGLGSPTVAERLIVNTMQGFYYRFLTGFGPAAIAAHRIGIDMEAVAFLPALGFGQAATTMVGQKLGAKDERGAREAGWTTTWIATAFMAILGLSFYFFSHQWIALFTDDPAVRVLGIKFCTVAAAIQVPLALAIVLAGALRGAGETRWVMFTPILGGWIVRLPLSYLFGYTLGFGLMGIWWSMMGDWIVRSVALGGKFKTLHFRLRDRVRIPPPTRTTIDADTRDLGS